One window of Felis catus isolate Fca126 chromosome D4, F.catus_Fca126_mat1.0, whole genome shotgun sequence genomic DNA carries:
- the ZBTB34 gene encoding zinc finger and BTB domain-containing protein 34 isoform X3: protein MSVEMDSSSFIQFDVPEYSSTVLSQLNELRLQGKLCDIIVHIQGQPFRAHKAVLAASSPYFRDHSALSTMSGLSISVIKNPNVFEQLLSFCYTGRMSLQLKDVVSFLTAASFLQMQCVIDKCTQILESIHSKISVGDVDSVTVGAEETSESRNGVKDSSFFANPVEISPPYCSQVRQPTTSSDLRMETTPSKALRGRLQEEGHSDRGSSGSVSEYEIQIEGDHEQGDLLVRESQITEVKVKMEKSDRPSCSDSSSLGDDGYHTEMVDGEQVVAVNVGSYGSVLQHAYSYSQAASQPTSVSEAFGSLSNSSPSRSMLSCFRGGRARQKRALSVHLHSDLQGLVQGSDSEAMMNNPGYESSPRERSARGHWYPYNERLICIYCGKSFNQKGSLDRHMRLHMGITPFVCKFCGKKYTRKDQLEYHIRGHTDDKPFRCEICGKCFPFQGTLNQHLRKNHPGVAEVRSRIESPERTDVYVEQKLENDASASEMGLDSRMEIHTVSDAPD from the coding sequence ATGTCAGTAGAAATGGACAGCAGCAGTTTTATTCAGTTTGATGTGCCCGAGTACAGCAGCACTGTTCTGAGCCAGCTAAACGAACTCCGCCTGCAAGGGAAACTATGTGACATCATTGTCCACATTCAGGGTCAGCCATTCCGAGCCCACAAAGCAGTCCTCGCTGCCAGCTCCCCCTATTTCCGGGACCATTCAGCATTAAGTACCATGAGTGGCTTGTCAATATCTGTGATTAAAAATCCCAATGTGTTTGAACAGTTGCTTTCATTTTGTTACACTGGAAGAATGTCCTTGCAGCTGAAGGATGTTGTCAGTTTTCTGACTGCAGCCAGCTTTCTTCAGATGCAGTGTGTCATTGACAAGTGCACGCAGATCCTGGAGAGCATCCATTCAAAAATCAGCGTTGGAGATGTTGACTCTGTTACTGTTGGTGCTGAGGAGACATCAGAGAGTCGTAATGGAGTTAAGGACAGCAGCTTCTTTGCCAACCCGGTTGAGATCTCCCCTCCATATTGCTCTCAGGTACGGCAGCCCACCACGAGCAGTGATCTTCGGATGGAGACGACGCCCAGCAAAGCTTTGCGCGGCCGCTTACAGGAGGAAGGGCACTCGGACCGAGGGAGCAGCGGGAGCGTTTCCGAGTACGAGATTCAGATAGAGGGGGACCACGAGCAAGGGGACCTGTTGGTGAGGGAGAGCCAGATCACTGAGGTGAAAGTGAAGATGGAGAAGTCTGACCGGCCCAGCTGTTCCGACAGCTCCTCCCTGGGGGACGACGGGTACCACACAGAGATGGTGGATGGGGAACAAGTTGTGGCAGTGAACGTGGGGTCCTACGGTTCTGTGCTGCAGCACGCATATTCCTACTCCCAAGCGGCCTCACAGCCAACCAGCGTATCCGAAGCTTTTGGAAGTTTGAGTAATTCCAGCCCGTCCAGATCCATGCTGAGCTGTTTCCGAGGAGGGCGTGCTCGCCAAAAGCGGGCTTTGTCTGTCCATCTGCACAGTGATCTACAGGGCTTGGTGCAGGGTTCTGACAGTGAAGCGATGATGAATAACCCCGGGTATGAGAGCAGCCCCCGGGAGAGGAGTGCAAGAGGGCACTGGTACCCGTACAATGAGAGGCTGATCTGCATTTACTGTGGAAAGTCCTTCAACCAGAAGGGAAGCCTCGACAGGCACATGAGGCTCCATATGGGAATCACCCCCTTTGTGTGCAAGTTCTGCGGGAAGAAGTACACACGTAAGGACCAACTGGAGTACCACATCCGGGGTCATACTGATGACAAACCATTCCGCTGTGAGATCTGCGGCAAGTGCTTTCCATTCCAAGGTACCCTCAACCAGCACCTGCGGAAAAACCACCCTGGTGTAGCCGAAGTCAGGAGTCGCATCGAGTCCCCCGAGAGAACAGACGTGTATGTGGaacagaaactagaaaatgaTGCGTCGGCCTCAGAGATGGGCCTAGATTCCCGGATGGAAATTCACACAGTGTCTGATGCTCCTGATTAA
- the ZBTB34 gene encoding zinc finger and BTB domain-containing protein 34 isoform X1 has product MDQPAGRPQEMRLRFMSVEMDSSSFIQFDVPEYSSTVLSQLNELRLQGKLCDIIVHIQGQPFRAHKAVLAASSPYFRDHSALSTMSGLSISVIKNPNVFEQLLSFCYTGRMSLQLKDVVSFLTAASFLQMQCVIDKCTQILESIHSKISVGDVDSVTVGAEETSESRNGVKDSSFFANPVEISPPYCSQVRQPTTSSDLRMETTPSKALRGRLQEEGHSDRGSSGSVSEYEIQIEGDHEQGDLLVRESQITEVKVKMEKSDRPSCSDSSSLGDDGYHTEMVDGEQVVAVNVGSYGSVLQHAYSYSQAASQPTSVSEAFGSLSNSSPSRSMLSCFRGGRARQKRALSVHLHSDLQGLVQGSDSEAMMNNPGYESSPRERSARGHWYPYNERLICIYCGKSFNQKGSLDRHMRLHMGITPFVCKFCGKKYTRKDQLEYHIRGHTDDKPFRCEICGKCFPFQGTLNQHLRKNHPGVAEVRSRIESPERTDVYVEQKLENDASASEMGLDSRMEIHTVSDAPD; this is encoded by the coding sequence ATTACGCTTCATGTCAGTAGAAATGGACAGCAGCAGTTTTATTCAGTTTGATGTGCCCGAGTACAGCAGCACTGTTCTGAGCCAGCTAAACGAACTCCGCCTGCAAGGGAAACTATGTGACATCATTGTCCACATTCAGGGTCAGCCATTCCGAGCCCACAAAGCAGTCCTCGCTGCCAGCTCCCCCTATTTCCGGGACCATTCAGCATTAAGTACCATGAGTGGCTTGTCAATATCTGTGATTAAAAATCCCAATGTGTTTGAACAGTTGCTTTCATTTTGTTACACTGGAAGAATGTCCTTGCAGCTGAAGGATGTTGTCAGTTTTCTGACTGCAGCCAGCTTTCTTCAGATGCAGTGTGTCATTGACAAGTGCACGCAGATCCTGGAGAGCATCCATTCAAAAATCAGCGTTGGAGATGTTGACTCTGTTACTGTTGGTGCTGAGGAGACATCAGAGAGTCGTAATGGAGTTAAGGACAGCAGCTTCTTTGCCAACCCGGTTGAGATCTCCCCTCCATATTGCTCTCAGGTACGGCAGCCCACCACGAGCAGTGATCTTCGGATGGAGACGACGCCCAGCAAAGCTTTGCGCGGCCGCTTACAGGAGGAAGGGCACTCGGACCGAGGGAGCAGCGGGAGCGTTTCCGAGTACGAGATTCAGATAGAGGGGGACCACGAGCAAGGGGACCTGTTGGTGAGGGAGAGCCAGATCACTGAGGTGAAAGTGAAGATGGAGAAGTCTGACCGGCCCAGCTGTTCCGACAGCTCCTCCCTGGGGGACGACGGGTACCACACAGAGATGGTGGATGGGGAACAAGTTGTGGCAGTGAACGTGGGGTCCTACGGTTCTGTGCTGCAGCACGCATATTCCTACTCCCAAGCGGCCTCACAGCCAACCAGCGTATCCGAAGCTTTTGGAAGTTTGAGTAATTCCAGCCCGTCCAGATCCATGCTGAGCTGTTTCCGAGGAGGGCGTGCTCGCCAAAAGCGGGCTTTGTCTGTCCATCTGCACAGTGATCTACAGGGCTTGGTGCAGGGTTCTGACAGTGAAGCGATGATGAATAACCCCGGGTATGAGAGCAGCCCCCGGGAGAGGAGTGCAAGAGGGCACTGGTACCCGTACAATGAGAGGCTGATCTGCATTTACTGTGGAAAGTCCTTCAACCAGAAGGGAAGCCTCGACAGGCACATGAGGCTCCATATGGGAATCACCCCCTTTGTGTGCAAGTTCTGCGGGAAGAAGTACACACGTAAGGACCAACTGGAGTACCACATCCGGGGTCATACTGATGACAAACCATTCCGCTGTGAGATCTGCGGCAAGTGCTTTCCATTCCAAGGTACCCTCAACCAGCACCTGCGGAAAAACCACCCTGGTGTAGCCGAAGTCAGGAGTCGCATCGAGTCCCCCGAGAGAACAGACGTGTATGTGGaacagaaactagaaaatgaTGCGTCGGCCTCAGAGATGGGCCTAGATTCCCGGATGGAAATTCACACAGTGTCTGATGCTCCTGATTAA
- the ZBTB34 gene encoding zinc finger and BTB domain-containing protein 34 isoform X2, producing the protein MENLTEESDSRLRFMSVEMDSSSFIQFDVPEYSSTVLSQLNELRLQGKLCDIIVHIQGQPFRAHKAVLAASSPYFRDHSALSTMSGLSISVIKNPNVFEQLLSFCYTGRMSLQLKDVVSFLTAASFLQMQCVIDKCTQILESIHSKISVGDVDSVTVGAEETSESRNGVKDSSFFANPVEISPPYCSQVRQPTTSSDLRMETTPSKALRGRLQEEGHSDRGSSGSVSEYEIQIEGDHEQGDLLVRESQITEVKVKMEKSDRPSCSDSSSLGDDGYHTEMVDGEQVVAVNVGSYGSVLQHAYSYSQAASQPTSVSEAFGSLSNSSPSRSMLSCFRGGRARQKRALSVHLHSDLQGLVQGSDSEAMMNNPGYESSPRERSARGHWYPYNERLICIYCGKSFNQKGSLDRHMRLHMGITPFVCKFCGKKYTRKDQLEYHIRGHTDDKPFRCEICGKCFPFQGTLNQHLRKNHPGVAEVRSRIESPERTDVYVEQKLENDASASEMGLDSRMEIHTVSDAPD; encoded by the coding sequence ATTACGCTTCATGTCAGTAGAAATGGACAGCAGCAGTTTTATTCAGTTTGATGTGCCCGAGTACAGCAGCACTGTTCTGAGCCAGCTAAACGAACTCCGCCTGCAAGGGAAACTATGTGACATCATTGTCCACATTCAGGGTCAGCCATTCCGAGCCCACAAAGCAGTCCTCGCTGCCAGCTCCCCCTATTTCCGGGACCATTCAGCATTAAGTACCATGAGTGGCTTGTCAATATCTGTGATTAAAAATCCCAATGTGTTTGAACAGTTGCTTTCATTTTGTTACACTGGAAGAATGTCCTTGCAGCTGAAGGATGTTGTCAGTTTTCTGACTGCAGCCAGCTTTCTTCAGATGCAGTGTGTCATTGACAAGTGCACGCAGATCCTGGAGAGCATCCATTCAAAAATCAGCGTTGGAGATGTTGACTCTGTTACTGTTGGTGCTGAGGAGACATCAGAGAGTCGTAATGGAGTTAAGGACAGCAGCTTCTTTGCCAACCCGGTTGAGATCTCCCCTCCATATTGCTCTCAGGTACGGCAGCCCACCACGAGCAGTGATCTTCGGATGGAGACGACGCCCAGCAAAGCTTTGCGCGGCCGCTTACAGGAGGAAGGGCACTCGGACCGAGGGAGCAGCGGGAGCGTTTCCGAGTACGAGATTCAGATAGAGGGGGACCACGAGCAAGGGGACCTGTTGGTGAGGGAGAGCCAGATCACTGAGGTGAAAGTGAAGATGGAGAAGTCTGACCGGCCCAGCTGTTCCGACAGCTCCTCCCTGGGGGACGACGGGTACCACACAGAGATGGTGGATGGGGAACAAGTTGTGGCAGTGAACGTGGGGTCCTACGGTTCTGTGCTGCAGCACGCATATTCCTACTCCCAAGCGGCCTCACAGCCAACCAGCGTATCCGAAGCTTTTGGAAGTTTGAGTAATTCCAGCCCGTCCAGATCCATGCTGAGCTGTTTCCGAGGAGGGCGTGCTCGCCAAAAGCGGGCTTTGTCTGTCCATCTGCACAGTGATCTACAGGGCTTGGTGCAGGGTTCTGACAGTGAAGCGATGATGAATAACCCCGGGTATGAGAGCAGCCCCCGGGAGAGGAGTGCAAGAGGGCACTGGTACCCGTACAATGAGAGGCTGATCTGCATTTACTGTGGAAAGTCCTTCAACCAGAAGGGAAGCCTCGACAGGCACATGAGGCTCCATATGGGAATCACCCCCTTTGTGTGCAAGTTCTGCGGGAAGAAGTACACACGTAAGGACCAACTGGAGTACCACATCCGGGGTCATACTGATGACAAACCATTCCGCTGTGAGATCTGCGGCAAGTGCTTTCCATTCCAAGGTACCCTCAACCAGCACCTGCGGAAAAACCACCCTGGTGTAGCCGAAGTCAGGAGTCGCATCGAGTCCCCCGAGAGAACAGACGTGTATGTGGaacagaaactagaaaatgaTGCGTCGGCCTCAGAGATGGGCCTAGATTCCCGGATGGAAATTCACACAGTGTCTGATGCTCCTGATTAA